One genomic segment of Clostridium estertheticum subsp. estertheticum includes these proteins:
- a CDS encoding VWA-like domain-containing protein: MGKKFEILKSELYDEISNVKSIRDMPSNFSKDFLKLITMVNFMLIEDKDNFYGYFLLQMSRDIKYDISSPTAVNFKLSRYVIYFNPYIFLNLTAEQMKSSIKHEIYHILSFHLKRARGLKTKYSTLAINMAMDIVVNQYLDYLPPFSITIDSINSKYRLSLQQYMGMEYYAKEIQKALDLLEEDDESGEDDSKDKHIKKEYDASKTHDLWEESIEVDEETLENFTQKYAMLSEKGKVPLYLEGILKGLRNEKGDIPWNLYLKKIMGTLESDKKKTVARRSRRQPNRLDLRGELRGHTARITLAIDVSGSISDEEFKGAIKEVFNIVKTYKHEITLIECDTQIRQVYKVKSINSIRERCTSRGGTKFTPVFKYVNGTDTNILIYFTDGKGEEKLDVLPKGYKTLWVISGRGDKLSLKEPFGIIKKLKPVEIIEDTQERLDIMVDGFSMQSQEPIH, encoded by the coding sequence ATGGGAAAAAAATTTGAAATCCTTAAAAGTGAGCTTTATGATGAAATTTCTAATGTGAAAAGCATAAGGGATATGCCAAGCAATTTTTCGAAGGACTTCTTGAAACTCATTACAATGGTTAATTTTATGTTAATAGAGGATAAGGACAATTTCTATGGCTATTTTTTGCTTCAAATGTCTAGAGATATAAAATATGATATAAGCTCTCCAACAGCTGTGAATTTTAAATTATCTAGGTATGTTATTTACTTTAATCCCTATATCTTTTTAAACCTTACAGCAGAGCAGATGAAAAGCAGTATAAAACATGAGATTTATCACATATTATCCTTTCATTTAAAACGTGCAAGAGGCCTTAAAACAAAATATAGCACCTTGGCTATTAATATGGCTATGGATATAGTAGTAAATCAATATTTAGATTATCTTCCACCATTTTCTATAACGATAGACAGTATAAATTCAAAGTATAGATTAAGTCTTCAACAATATATGGGCATGGAATATTATGCAAAAGAAATCCAGAAAGCCTTGGATCTATTAGAGGAAGATGATGAAAGTGGAGAGGATGACTCTAAGGATAAGCATATAAAAAAAGAATATGATGCTAGTAAAACTCATGATTTATGGGAAGAATCTATAGAAGTAGACGAAGAAACTCTCGAAAATTTTACGCAGAAATATGCGATGTTATCAGAAAAAGGCAAAGTACCTCTTTATTTAGAGGGAATTTTGAAGGGACTAAGGAACGAAAAAGGTGATATTCCTTGGAATTTGTATTTGAAAAAGATTATGGGAACATTAGAAAGTGATAAAAAGAAGACTGTTGCAAGAAGAAGTAGGCGTCAACCTAACAGATTGGATCTGAGAGGAGAACTTAGGGGGCATACTGCTAGAATTACCTTGGCTATAGATGTAAGCGGTAGTATAAGCGATGAGGAGTTTAAGGGTGCAATAAAGGAAGTCTTTAATATAGTAAAAACTTATAAACATGAAATAACTTTGATTGAATGTGATACGCAAATACGGCAGGTATACAAGGTTAAATCTATTAATAGTATAAGAGAACGATGTACTAGTCGTGGTGGTACGAAATTTACACCTGTGTTTAAGTATGTAAATGGTACAGATACTAATATACTAATATATTTTACAGATGGAAAAGGCGAAGAAAAGCTGGATGTATTACCAAAGGGTTATAAAACATTGTGGGTTATATCAGGACGTGGTGATAAACTATCATTAAAGGAACCTTTTGGAATAATAAAAAAACTAAAACCTGTAGAGATAATAGAGGATACACAGGAAAGATTAGATATAATGGTTGATGGGTTTTCTATGCAAAGTCAAGAACCAATACATTAG
- the licT gene encoding BglG family transcription antiterminator LicT: MKIKKVLNNNAVTVMNNDNREIVVMGLGLAFKKRAGDELEEDRIERVFTLENKEVSERLKNLISEIPAKYVEISEEIIKYAEANLEKKLNENIYLTLTDHISFAMTRHKQGLNIKNPMLWDIKRFYKQEYAIGLTALNIIKENLEVTLLEDEAASIALHIVNAELNQDMPKVVAMTKVIQEILNIIRYNFKMDFDEESLSYHRLVTHLKFFAQRMMNETTAKSDDEYLYDIVIEKYSDVYKCVNKIKTHLKKAYNTTLSKEEMVYLTIHIQRVVNRDTIK; encoded by the coding sequence ATGAAAATAAAAAAAGTATTGAATAATAATGCTGTTACTGTAATGAATAATGATAATAGGGAAATAGTTGTTATGGGGCTGGGATTAGCTTTTAAAAAAAGAGCTGGAGATGAACTTGAAGAGGATAGAATTGAGAGGGTATTTACACTAGAGAATAAAGAGGTATCTGAAAGATTAAAAAATCTCATTAGTGAAATTCCTGCAAAGTATGTAGAAATTTCAGAAGAAATAATAAAATATGCAGAAGCAAATTTAGAAAAAAAACTAAATGAAAATATATATTTAACTTTAACAGACCATATTAGTTTTGCAATGACTAGACACAAACAAGGATTAAACATAAAAAATCCTATGCTTTGGGATATAAAAAGATTTTATAAACAAGAATATGCAATTGGACTTACTGCACTTAATATTATAAAAGAAAACCTTGAGGTAACGTTACTAGAGGATGAGGCAGCCTCGATCGCTCTTCATATTGTGAATGCAGAACTAAATCAAGATATGCCAAAAGTTGTAGCTATGACAAAGGTTATTCAGGAAATACTTAATATAATTAGATATAACTTTAAAATGGATTTTGATGAAGAGTCCTTAAGCTACCACAGATTAGTAACTCATTTAAAGTTTTTTGCTCAACGAATGATGAATGAAACTACAGCTAAAAGTGATGATGAATATTTATATGACATTGTAATAGAGAAGTATAGCGATGTGTATAAATGTGTAAATAAAATAAAGACTCATTTAAAAAAAGCGTATAACACAACATTGTCAAAAGAAGAAATGGTATACCTTACTATTCATATTCAAAGAGTTGTTAATCGGGATACAATTAAATAA
- the truA gene encoding tRNA pseudouridine(38-40) synthase TruA has product MRNLKMILEFDGSRYKGWQKQPDNDLTVEGKIESALSKMVGEPVEVTGCERTDIGVHAENYVANFHTDCDLSIEAIMDYLNGDLPDDIVVKSMDRASEKFNSGYNIKSITYVYKISNSELRNVFNRKYVYNSERLLNLEEMRNTAGYLVGTHDFQYLATAPTNIKSTIRTINYINIIELEEDIIEIEINADEFLWNMVRIIVGSLLEVGKGNIKPINIENLLIDTEASAYIPMAKSKGLALRGVEY; this is encoded by the coding sequence ATGAGAAATTTAAAAATGATATTAGAATTTGATGGAAGTAGATATAAAGGATGGCAGAAACAACCAGATAACGATTTAACAGTTGAAGGTAAAATTGAAAGTGCATTATCTAAAATGGTAGGGGAACCTGTAGAGGTTACAGGTTGCGAGAGAACAGATATAGGTGTGCATGCTGAGAACTATGTGGCCAATTTCCATACCGACTGTGATTTAAGTATAGAGGCTATTATGGATTATCTTAATGGAGATTTACCAGATGATATAGTAGTAAAGTCTATGGATCGTGCAAGTGAAAAATTTAATTCAGGATATAATATAAAATCAATTACTTATGTGTATAAAATAAGTAATAGTGAATTAAGAAATGTGTTTAATAGAAAATATGTTTATAACTCTGAGAGGCTACTTAATTTAGAAGAAATGAGAAATACAGCAGGATATTTAGTTGGTACTCATGACTTTCAGTATTTAGCAACAGCACCTACAAACATTAAGTCTACTATAAGAACTATTAATTATATTAATATAATAGAATTAGAAGAAGATATTATTGAAATAGAAATTAATGCTGATGAATTCCTCTGGAATATGGTAAGAATTATCGTGGGTAGCCTTCTAGAAGTAGGTAAAGGAAATATAAAACCAATTAATATTGAAAATTTATTAATTGATACAGAAGCATCTGCATATATACCAATGGCTAAATCTAAAGGATTAGCTTTAAGAGGCGTTGAATACTAA
- a CDS encoding beta-glucoside-specific PTS transporter subunit IIABC yields the protein MDYNNLASQILKLVGGEKNVLSVVHCATRLRFKLRDKKKANKIELEKTNGVLSVVESGGQFQVVIGSDVSDVYKEIMKIASFGVKSDSEDEVTEKESVSSKIFGVISGSFSPLIPALAGSGMLKALLTVLTMTGLLSVHSGTYSILSAAANAIFYFLPIFLGITCAIKLEANPYVGGIIGAALLEPNITALLLVGKTTSFIGIPVVLMNYSSTVFPIFIAVSIFAVFERLLKKVIYKDVQMFLVPMISMMVMVPLTVIAFGPFGVYAGNAIGAGVTFLSGKSGILTGAVMGTAWTFLTVLGLHWGLVPIILSNIASGGDPIYAMAAAAVFAQMGLAFGIFVKTKDKELKTLSGAALLPALLSGVTEPIIYGLLLRFKRTIPYVAIAGAIGGAVSGVLGVQEKVFAFPSVLSTPAFSPMPMYVIAMAVPFIMVALLIIIFGYESKDKRIKANDELNDGDKSLLLKKEIIVSPLTGEVKSLSFVNDPVFSAGTMGKGIAIEPTIGEVVSPVNGTIKAIFPTKHAVGIMSDGGAEILIHIGLNTVQLEGKYFTQIAKQEDRVKKGDLLVKFDIDKIKEAGYEVITPIIITNTDNYSDVLASNIKQIKKGETLLTII from the coding sequence ATGGACTATAATAATTTAGCAAGTCAAATTCTTAAGTTGGTTGGGGGAGAAAAGAATGTATTAAGTGTTGTTCATTGTGCTACTAGATTACGATTTAAATTAAGAGATAAGAAAAAAGCAAATAAGATTGAACTCGAGAAAACAAATGGTGTTTTAAGTGTAGTTGAAAGTGGAGGACAATTTCAAGTAGTTATTGGAAGTGATGTTTCTGATGTTTATAAAGAAATAATGAAAATTGCAAGTTTTGGTGTGAAGTCTGATTCAGAAGATGAAGTAACAGAAAAAGAATCAGTCTCTTCAAAGATTTTTGGAGTTATTTCAGGAAGTTTTTCACCGCTAATTCCAGCGCTTGCTGGTTCAGGTATGTTGAAGGCATTACTTACAGTTCTTACAATGACAGGTTTGTTATCTGTTCATAGTGGAACGTATAGCATTTTGTCTGCAGCAGCAAACGCTATTTTCTATTTTTTACCAATATTCCTGGGTATTACTTGTGCTATTAAATTAGAGGCTAATCCATATGTGGGAGGTATCATTGGAGCGGCTCTTTTAGAACCGAATATTACAGCGCTGCTTCTTGTAGGCAAAACTACTTCGTTTATTGGAATACCTGTTGTATTAATGAATTATTCATCTACTGTGTTTCCAATTTTTATAGCTGTTAGTATTTTTGCAGTATTTGAAAGACTACTTAAGAAAGTTATATACAAAGATGTACAAATGTTTTTAGTACCTATGATATCTATGATGGTTATGGTGCCTTTAACTGTAATAGCCTTTGGACCTTTTGGTGTTTATGCTGGAAATGCTATTGGAGCAGGGGTTACATTTTTAAGTGGTAAAAGTGGCATATTAACAGGGGCTGTTATGGGTACTGCTTGGACATTTTTAACTGTACTTGGGCTTCATTGGGGGTTAGTGCCTATTATTTTATCAAATATTGCATCTGGTGGTGATCCGATTTATGCAATGGCCGCAGCCGCTGTTTTTGCTCAAATGGGTTTGGCTTTTGGTATTTTTGTAAAAACAAAAGATAAAGAATTAAAAACACTCTCAGGAGCTGCATTGTTACCAGCGTTACTCTCAGGAGTAACAGAACCTATAATTTATGGGTTGCTATTACGTTTTAAGCGTACTATTCCATATGTTGCTATTGCTGGAGCTATCGGTGGAGCAGTTAGTGGAGTATTAGGAGTACAAGAAAAAGTTTTTGCGTTCCCTAGTGTATTATCAACTCCAGCATTTTCGCCTATGCCTATGTATGTAATTGCTATGGCAGTTCCCTTTATTATGGTAGCACTTCTTATTATAATATTTGGATATGAAAGTAAAGATAAAAGAATAAAAGCTAATGATGAGTTGAATGATGGAGATAAATCATTATTATTAAAAAAAGAGATTATTGTTAGTCCATTAACTGGAGAAGTAAAATCGTTATCATTCGTAAACGATCCTGTTTTTTCAGCAGGAACAATGGGAAAAGGAATTGCTATAGAGCCAACAATTGGTGAGGTTGTATCGCCAGTAAATGGAACTATCAAAGCAATATTTCCAACAAAACATGCTGTTGGAATTATGTCTGATGGAGGCGCTGAAATATTGATTCATATTGGATTAAATACGGTTCAATTAGAAGGGAAATATTTTACCCAAATAGCTAAACAAGAAGATAGAGTGAAAAAAGGTGACCTATTAGTTAAATTTGATATAGACAAAATAAAAGAAGCAGGATATGAAGTTATAACACCTATCATTATAACAAATACTGACAATTATTCAGATGTTTTGGCAAGTAACATAAAACAAATTAAAAAGGGCGAAACACTATTAACTATTATATAG
- a CDS encoding ABC transporter ATP-binding protein: MSEKNKNNKPSGGMGGGPMGSFAGPKVKAKDFKGTLKRLLSYLKPQRTNFILVFIFAIFSTVFTIVGPKISGKAITKLVDGMMNKYGLLQLHAQQDKISAVIKANPAAANSPKVIGGLDKIKAEVSKIMDINGGMIDFTYIRNIILLLLGLYVISTIFGFLQQYIMAEVAQKTVYNLRKEVEDKLSRLPLKFFDSKTHGEILSRVTNDVDNISTTLQQSLTQLITSIVTIIGIVVMMLTISPLMTLVVILTLPLYIVVTAFVAKRSQKYFAAQQKEIGELNGHVEEMYTGHKIVKSFGHEKDSVQEFRNINDRLYNAGWKAQFISGVIMPMMRFVSNIGYVVVCVVGGYLATQGKITIGNIQAFIQYSNQFTQPIVQTANIANIIQSTVASAERIFELLDEVEEIEETSESKVIELPKGEVKFEHVDFSYKKEESLIKDMNIDVKRGHTIAIVGPTGAGKTTLVNLLMRFYEIDAGKISIDGVDIRDIKRGELRSMFGMVLQDTWLFNGTIMENIAYGREGATDEEAMQAARAAHAHHFIKTLPDGYNTILNEEASNISQGQKQLLTIARAILANPTIMILDEATSSVDSRTEVYIQRAMTELMQNRTSFVIAHRLSTIKDAELILVMDKGSIIEMGNHNELLAKNGFYADLYNSQFAGANLDNEVM; the protein is encoded by the coding sequence ATGAGTGAAAAAAATAAGAACAATAAACCAAGCGGGGGTATGGGTGGTGGACCAATGGGATCTTTTGCAGGTCCTAAAGTAAAAGCCAAAGACTTCAAAGGTACATTAAAAAGGCTTTTAAGTTACTTAAAACCACAAAGAACCAACTTTATCTTAGTTTTTATATTTGCAATCTTCAGTACCGTTTTTACAATAGTAGGACCTAAGATTTCAGGAAAAGCTATAACTAAATTAGTTGATGGTATGATGAATAAATATGGGTTATTACAATTACATGCACAGCAAGATAAAATATCGGCTGTAATAAAAGCTAATCCTGCAGCTGCAAACAGTCCAAAGGTAATTGGAGGCCTTGATAAAATTAAGGCAGAAGTATCTAAAATAATGGATATAAATGGTGGAATGATAGATTTCACATATATAAGAAACATTATTCTTTTATTACTTGGGTTATATGTAATAAGTACGATTTTTGGATTTCTTCAACAATATATAATGGCTGAAGTTGCACAAAAAACTGTATATAATTTACGTAAGGAAGTTGAAGATAAGTTATCTAGATTACCACTTAAATTCTTTGATTCAAAAACTCATGGTGAGATATTAAGCCGTGTAACAAACGATGTTGATAATATATCAACAACTCTTCAACAAAGTCTTACTCAGCTTATTACATCTATTGTCACAATCATTGGTATTGTAGTTATGATGCTCACAATAAGCCCACTTATGACTTTAGTTGTAATTTTAACATTACCATTATATATTGTTGTGACAGCATTTGTAGCAAAACGATCACAAAAATATTTTGCAGCACAACAAAAGGAAATTGGAGAACTTAATGGTCATGTTGAAGAGATGTATACTGGTCACAAGATTGTTAAATCTTTTGGACATGAGAAGGACTCAGTACAGGAGTTTAGAAATATTAATGACAGGTTATACAATGCAGGCTGGAAAGCTCAATTTATATCGGGGGTAATAATGCCTATGATGAGATTTGTTAGTAATATAGGTTATGTAGTAGTCTGTGTTGTCGGTGGATATTTAGCAACACAAGGAAAAATTACAATAGGTAATATTCAAGCCTTTATTCAATACTCTAATCAATTTACTCAGCCAATAGTTCAAACTGCAAATATTGCTAATATCATTCAATCAACAGTAGCATCCGCTGAACGTATTTTTGAATTATTAGATGAAGTTGAAGAGATTGAAGAAACTTCGGAGTCTAAGGTAATTGAACTTCCAAAAGGCGAAGTTAAGTTTGAACATGTTGATTTTAGTTACAAAAAAGAAGAATCACTTATTAAAGATATGAATATTGATGTAAAGAGGGGCCATACAATTGCAATTGTTGGACCAACTGGTGCTGGTAAAACTACACTTGTTAACTTGCTTATGAGGTTCTATGAGATAGATGCTGGTAAAATCTCAATTGATGGAGTTGACATAAGAGATATAAAACGTGGCGAGTTACGTAGCATGTTCGGGATGGTACTTCAGGATACTTGGTTATTTAATGGGACTATAATGGAGAATATTGCCTATGGTAGAGAGGGAGCAACGGATGAAGAAGCTATGCAGGCAGCAAGAGCTGCTCATGCACATCACTTTATTAAGACTCTTCCGGATGGATATAATACAATACTAAATGAAGAAGCTTCTAATATATCACAAGGTCAAAAACAGCTTCTAACTATAGCTCGAGCAATACTTGCTAATCCAACTATTATGATACTGGATGAGGCTACAAGTAGTGTCGACTCTAGAACAGAAGTTTATATACAAAGGGCTATGACAGAACTTATGCAAAATAGAACAAGTTTTGTAATTGCACATAGACTTTCTACAATTAAAGATGCAGAGTTAATTTTAGTTATGGATAAAGGAAGTATTATTGAGATGGGTAATCATAATGAACTTCTTGCTAAAAATGGATTTTATGCAGATCTTTATAATAGTCAGTTTGCGGGTGCAAATTTAGATAATGAAGTAATGTAA
- a CDS encoding MarR family winged helix-turn-helix transcriptional regulator: METLNESIEVARLFQEVMQLFKHSMSKVLCDTGMSAPQGMVLGLLSKKKKMKITELSNELCLSNSTVSGIIDRLEKQKMVVRERSEKDKRVVYVSIAPNFEDMHKTFHKQFEKNIADVMSKGNAQEIHKIFEGLDVLKKLLKDQEK; encoded by the coding sequence GTGGAAACATTGAATGAAAGTATAGAAGTTGCAAGACTTTTTCAAGAGGTTATGCAGTTATTTAAACATAGCATGTCAAAAGTATTATGTGATACAGGTATGTCTGCACCTCAAGGGATGGTTTTAGGACTTTTAAGTAAAAAAAAGAAGATGAAGATAACTGAACTTAGCAATGAGCTTTGTTTATCAAATAGTACAGTATCTGGAATTATAGACAGGCTTGAGAAGCAGAAAATGGTAGTACGCGAAAGAAGTGAGAAGGACAAGAGAGTAGTTTATGTAAGTATAGCGCCAAATTTTGAAGACATGCATAAAACTTTCCATAAACAGTTTGAAAAAAACATTGCAGACGTAATGAGTAAAGGAAATGCACAGGAGATTCATAAAATATTTGAGGGCTTAGACGTACTAAAAAAACTTCTAAAAGATCAAGAAAAATAA
- a CDS encoding ABC transporter ATP-binding protein — protein MIKLFRFLKQYTVHIIAIVILIFIQVLANLYLPTLMADIIDKGIVQKNVVQSISFLGYSGAYKGIDYIMRIGAIMLIISAGGVICSIIAAFLSSKTAVGLGKIVRNKLFEKVEGFSLHEFDKVGTATLITRTTNDVTQVQTATVMIFSIMLFAPLTAIGGIVMALREDATLTWIFAVVIPLLGIIIGITLKFAMPLFKLMQVKIDKLNLVLRESLTGIRVVRAFNRIRTEKARFDDANTDLMNNAVKVNKIMAFLLPIMMFIMNVTTVAIIWFGAKRIDTGGMEVGSLIAFIQYGMQILFGFLMLAMVFIMIPRAQASAIRINEVLDMDPEIIDSKNTKLADKQSGYVDFKDVTFSYPGADQPAISNITFSARPGETTAIIGGTGSGKSTLINLIPRFYDVTSGAILVDGVDVREMSQESLRSKIGFVPQNTVLFTGTIAENIKYGKDNATTAEIKHAATVAQATDFINGMKEGYDHPIAQGGTNVSGGQKQRLSIARALVRQPEIYIFDDSFSALDFKTDAKLRAALKKETSKSTVIIIAQRVATVMDADRIIVIDDGLIAGIGTHKELLTSCKIYHEIVSSQLSEEELS, from the coding sequence TTGATTAAATTATTTAGATTTCTTAAACAATATACAGTACACATAATTGCAATAGTTATATTAATTTTTATTCAGGTACTTGCGAATCTTTATTTGCCAACATTAATGGCGGATATAATAGATAAAGGTATAGTTCAAAAAAATGTAGTTCAAAGTATTTCATTCCTAGGATATAGTGGAGCTTATAAAGGGATAGATTATATTATGAGAATAGGTGCTATTATGCTGATAATCTCAGCAGGTGGTGTTATATGTTCAATTATAGCTGCATTTCTATCGTCTAAGACAGCTGTTGGGCTTGGCAAAATCGTTCGTAACAAATTATTTGAAAAAGTTGAAGGATTTTCGCTACACGAGTTTGATAAGGTTGGTACTGCAACACTTATAACAAGGACTACAAATGATGTTACTCAGGTTCAAACAGCAACAGTAATGATTTTTTCTATTATGCTTTTTGCACCTTTAACTGCCATAGGTGGTATTGTTATGGCTTTAAGAGAGGATGCAACTTTAACTTGGATTTTTGCAGTTGTAATTCCGCTTCTTGGAATTATCATTGGAATAACTCTTAAATTCGCTATGCCGTTATTTAAATTAATGCAAGTTAAAATAGATAAATTAAATCTTGTATTACGTGAATCACTTACTGGTATTAGAGTTGTACGTGCATTCAATCGTATAAGGACTGAAAAGGCTAGATTCGATGATGCTAACACTGATCTTATGAATAATGCTGTAAAAGTAAATAAAATCATGGCTTTTTTATTGCCAATAATGATGTTTATTATGAATGTTACAACAGTTGCTATTATTTGGTTTGGTGCTAAAAGAATAGATACTGGAGGCATGGAAGTCGGTTCATTAATAGCATTTATACAATATGGAATGCAAATTTTATTCGGATTCTTAATGCTTGCTATGGTATTTATAATGATACCAAGAGCGCAAGCATCTGCAATAAGAATAAATGAAGTATTAGATATGGACCCAGAAATAATTGATTCAAAGAATACTAAATTAGCTGATAAACAAAGTGGATATGTTGATTTTAAGGATGTTACATTTAGCTACCCAGGTGCAGATCAACCAGCCATTAGTAATATAACATTTAGTGCAAGACCAGGTGAAACAACAGCTATTATTGGTGGTACTGGTTCTGGTAAGTCAACTCTTATAAACTTAATACCGCGTTTCTATGATGTCACTAGTGGTGCAATATTAGTTGATGGGGTAGATGTTCGCGAAATGAGTCAGGAAAGCCTAAGATCTAAAATAGGTTTTGTTCCTCAAAATACTGTTCTCTTTACTGGAACAATTGCAGAGAATATTAAATATGGTAAAGATAATGCTACCACTGCGGAAATTAAGCATGCAGCCACAGTAGCACAAGCTACTGACTTTATCAATGGAATGAAAGAAGGGTATGATCATCCTATTGCCCAGGGAGGTACAAATGTTTCTGGTGGACAAAAACAACGTTTATCTATAGCACGTGCCTTAGTTAGACAACCTGAAATATATATATTTGATGATAGTTTTTCAGCACTTGATTTTAAAACTGATGCAAAACTACGAGCAGCACTTAAAAAAGAAACATCAAAATCTACTGTAATAATTATTGCACAAAGGGTTGCAACAGTTATGGATGCAGATAGAATTATAGTAATAGATGACGGCTTAATAGCAGGAATAGGAACTCACAAGGAACTTTTAACCAGTTGTAAGATATACCATGAAATTGTATCTTCACAGCTTTCAGAGGAGGAATTATCATGA
- a CDS encoding glycoside hydrolase family 1 protein, translated as MQSNTERFPKGFLWGGAVAANQCEGAYNEDGKGLSTQDIAPRGIIGKITKEPTEDNLKLIGIDFYHRYKEDIKLFAEMGFKTFRTSIAWSRIFPNGDDAMPNEKGLQFYDDLFDECLKYGMEPLVTISHYETPLALSKNYDGWVNRKLIGFFENYCKTIFDRYKNKVKYWLTFNEINSVLHQPYMSGGIFTDKEKLTKQDLYQAIHHELVASAMAVKIGHEMMPGAKIGCMILGVPNYPLTPDPSDVIEAMKQDRENLYFADVHVRGVYPKYMDKYFKDNNIKIIMEPGDVEVLKNTVDFISFSYYMSSCATSDLTKAKGVSGNIISGVPNPYLESSQWGWQIDPKGLRYILNLYYDRYQKPLFIVENGLGAVDELVIGKDGNKTVDDDYRIKYLNDHLVQVAKAIEDGVDVMGYTSWGCIDLVSASTAEFKKRYGFIYVDRNNDGTGTLERYKKKSFNWYKEVIRTNGKSLTTF; from the coding sequence ATGCAAAGTAATACAGAAAGATTTCCAAAAGGATTCTTATGGGGTGGAGCAGTTGCTGCTAATCAATGTGAAGGGGCATATAATGAAGATGGTAAGGGTCTATCAACGCAAGATATAGCACCAAGAGGCATCATTGGGAAAATCACAAAAGAACCAACAGAAGATAACTTGAAATTAATAGGTATTGATTTCTATCATAGATATAAAGAGGATATCAAATTATTTGCTGAGATGGGATTTAAGACATTTAGGACATCTATTGCATGGTCTAGAATATTTCCGAATGGTGATGATGCCATGCCTAATGAGAAAGGGTTACAATTTTATGATGATTTATTTGATGAATGTTTAAAATATGGGATGGAGCCACTGGTTACAATTTCTCATTATGAGACGCCTCTTGCCTTATCTAAGAATTATGATGGTTGGGTAAACAGAAAGCTTATAGGATTTTTTGAAAACTATTGCAAAACAATCTTTGATAGGTACAAGAATAAGGTGAAATATTGGCTTACATTTAATGAAATTAATTCAGTATTGCACCAACCGTATATGAGCGGTGGTATATTTACAGATAAAGAAAAGTTAACAAAACAGGATTTATATCAAGCAATTCATCATGAATTAGTAGCAAGTGCAATGGCAGTTAAAATTGGACATGAAATGATGCCTGGTGCAAAAATCGGGTGTATGATTCTTGGAGTGCCCAATTATCCATTAACTCCTGATCCTAGTGATGTAATTGAAGCAATGAAACAAGATAGGGAAAACTTATATTTTGCAGACGTTCATGTAAGGGGAGTATATCCTAAATATATGGATAAATATTTTAAAGATAATAATATAAAAATTATTATGGAACCGGGAGATGTTGAGGTTCTCAAAAATACAGTAGACTTTATTTCATTTAGTTACTATATGAGCTCTTGTGCAACCTCAGATTTAACAAAGGCAAAAGGAGTAAGCGGAAACATAATTTCAGGAGTCCCAAATCCATATTTAGAATCTTCGCAGTGGGGATGGCAAATAGATCCAAAGGGATTGCGATATATTCTTAATCTTTACTATGATCGATATCAAAAACCACTATTTATTGTTGAAAATGGGTTAGGTGCTGTTGACGAATTAGTAATTGGTAAAGATGGAAATAAAACGGTTGATGATGATTATAGAATTAAATATCTAAATGATCATTTGGTTCAGGTAGCCAAGGCAATAGAAGATGGGGTAGATGTAATGGGGTACACCTCATGGGGCTGTATTGATCTTGTTAGTGCATCAACTGCAGAATTTAAGAAACGTTATGGTTTCATATATGTAGACCGTAATAATGATGGTACAGGTACTTTAGAAAGATACAAGAAAAAAAGCTTTAATTGGTATAAAGAAGTAATAAGAACAAATGGAAAAAGTTTAACGACATTTTAG